A region of Thermobifida halotolerans DNA encodes the following proteins:
- a CDS encoding DUF397 domain-containing protein, giving the protein MTERLDWHKSSYSGNAGACVEVAVSWRKSSYSSDTGGNCVEVAETPSAVLVRDTQHRDLGHLGFAPAEWVAFLADLKDNRL; this is encoded by the coding sequence ATGACTGAGAGGCTTGACTGGCACAAGTCCAGCTACAGCGGTAACGCGGGGGCCTGCGTCGAGGTGGCTGTCTCCTGGCGCAAGTCCAGTTACAGCAGTGACACGGGAGGCAACTGCGTCGAGGTCGCCGAGACCCCCAGTGCGGTCTTGGTCCGCGACACCCAGCACCGCGACCTGGGCCACCTGGGTTTCGCTCCGGCCGAGTGGGTCGCGTTCCTCGCTGACCTCAAGGACAACCGGCTCTAG
- a CDS encoding DUF397 domain-containing protein, producing the protein MIKTKGWRKSSYSVGESNCVEVAETPSAVLVRDTQHRDLGHLGFAPAEWVVFLADLKDNRL; encoded by the coding sequence GTGATCAAAACCAAGGGATGGCGCAAGTCGTCCTACTCGGTTGGGGAGTCCAACTGTGTCGAGGTCGCCGAGACCCCCAGTGCGGTCTTGGTCCGCGACACCCAACACCGCGACCTGGGCCACCTGGGTTTCGCTCCGGCCGAGTGGGTCGTGTTCCTCGCTGACCTCAAGGACAACCGGCTCTAG
- the casA gene encoding type I-E CRISPR-associated protein Cse1/CasA, with protein sequence MPADRSVFPAGGAIPSPPSFELTTEPWLVARGRGARAAPEMLGLRDVLVRSHELADVEVPLPPASAVLWRVLALVTARITGLDQTSGKQPRLRWEARRGRLLGEGRLDAEAVDAYFAEHSGRFDLFHPERPWSQDPRLREECPKSSGVNKLAWGRTAGQNQVWLGGHHHDLDPRPLDPAEAAWHLLATLGYGPSGRCTARKVCGRSEANVTSGPLRGTVSYHPLGRTLFESLVLNIPYPGTGEVDPAPWERPDLNDPLGIPEEPTGLAGTLVNQSRHAVLLQPSPDGSQVVDAWVTWAWRERGANPPLDPYCIHQTSKEGRVYPRPTQAERAVWRDLDSLLRHGEDGNHRPRILDDCTPTSQVPQETRDALRLRAFGFDQDGQTRDRQWFTATTPAVLRWLADSETDDVENARAVRRIGLARKAAEALGYRLEKAFKEAWKESNSPGSGGPGGSAKTETGVGPWVRHGMSRYWSAAEPVFWDIAHDRPARGYSPGAAGPGNAFNLVALAAYDEVTGPYCERPRVAEVVERHRSALFDHWIPRQEKGAA encoded by the coding sequence ATGCCCGCCGACCGGTCCGTTTTCCCCGCTGGAGGAGCCATTCCTTCACCACCGTCATTCGAACTGACCACCGAGCCCTGGCTCGTCGCGCGCGGCCGCGGTGCCCGGGCCGCTCCCGAGATGCTGGGGCTGCGCGACGTCCTCGTCCGCTCTCACGAACTCGCCGATGTGGAGGTTCCGCTGCCTCCCGCCTCGGCGGTGCTGTGGCGGGTGCTCGCGCTGGTCACCGCCCGGATCACCGGGCTCGACCAGACCTCCGGCAAGCAGCCGCGGCTGCGGTGGGAGGCCCGCCGCGGCCGGCTCCTCGGCGAGGGCCGACTCGACGCCGAAGCGGTCGACGCGTACTTCGCCGAGCACTCCGGCCGGTTCGACCTGTTCCACCCGGAGCGTCCCTGGTCGCAGGACCCGCGCCTGCGCGAGGAGTGCCCGAAGAGTTCGGGCGTCAACAAGTTGGCGTGGGGGCGCACCGCCGGACAGAACCAGGTGTGGCTCGGCGGCCACCACCACGACCTCGACCCGAGGCCGCTCGACCCGGCCGAGGCCGCCTGGCACCTGCTGGCCACCCTCGGTTACGGGCCGTCGGGCCGCTGCACCGCCCGCAAGGTGTGCGGACGCAGCGAGGCGAACGTCACCTCCGGTCCGCTGCGCGGCACCGTCTCCTACCACCCGCTGGGCCGCACCCTGTTCGAGAGCCTGGTCCTCAACATCCCCTACCCCGGCACCGGTGAGGTCGACCCGGCCCCGTGGGAGCGGCCCGACCTCAACGATCCGCTCGGCATCCCCGAGGAGCCCACCGGACTGGCCGGAACCCTGGTCAACCAGTCCCGGCACGCCGTCCTGCTCCAGCCCTCACCCGACGGTTCCCAGGTGGTGGACGCCTGGGTGACCTGGGCGTGGCGGGAACGCGGCGCCAACCCGCCGCTGGACCCCTACTGCATCCACCAGACCAGCAAGGAGGGGCGGGTCTACCCGCGTCCCACCCAGGCCGAGCGCGCGGTGTGGCGCGACCTCGACTCCCTGCTGCGCCACGGCGAGGACGGCAACCACCGGCCCCGCATCCTGGACGACTGCACGCCCACGTCGCAGGTCCCCCAGGAGACGCGGGACGCGCTGCGGCTGCGCGCCTTCGGTTTCGACCAGGACGGCCAGACCCGCGACAGGCAGTGGTTCACCGCCACCACCCCCGCCGTGCTGCGCTGGCTGGCGGACAGCGAGACCGACGACGTCGAGAACGCCCGCGCCGTGCGCCGCATCGGGCTGGCCCGCAAGGCCGCCGAAGCGCTCGGTTACCGCTTGGAGAAGGCGTTCAAGGAGGCGTGGAAGGAAAGCAACAGTCCCGGTTCTGGTGGTCCCGGCGGTAGCGCCAAGACCGAGACCGGTGTCGGACCGTGGGTCCGGCACGGCATGAGCCGCTACTGGTCGGCGGCCGAACCAGTCTTCTGGGACATCGCCCACGACCGGCCCGCCCGCGGCTACTCACCCGGCGCCGCCGGGCCGGGCAACGCCTTCAACCTGGTGGCGCTGGCCGCCTACGACGAGGTGACCGGGCCCTACTGCGAACGCCCGCGCGTGGCCGAGGTCGTGGAGCGGCACCGCAGCGCCCTGTTCGACCACTGGATCCCGAGACAGGAGAAGGGAGCCGCGTGA
- the casB gene encoding type I-E CRISPR-associated protein Cse2/CasB encodes MNSKYVLHQADALVQRVSKLVVEDPAARAALRRGVGLAPDDPRMLAAHRIVAPYVPEGSEEGRRGPVAEWEAPAVERAFYAVAAIMAAQPRSARDQGAQAQEERRDGEVSAETPSAEEGSGDSAAEKPQRRPNLGVSLAEAAFAKGLNADTTEQRLHLLARQNLDGVHRHLPRLVLHLRGDAVDIDWGVLTRDLARWGHSPRRVAKEWVQSYHRTLETLRREAARAKNDTATEETEAA; translated from the coding sequence GTGAACAGCAAGTACGTACTCCACCAGGCTGACGCTCTGGTGCAACGGGTGAGCAAGCTCGTCGTCGAGGACCCGGCGGCACGGGCCGCGCTGCGGCGCGGCGTGGGGCTGGCGCCGGATGATCCGCGCATGCTGGCCGCGCACCGCATCGTCGCGCCCTACGTCCCCGAGGGCAGTGAGGAGGGCCGCCGCGGCCCCGTGGCCGAGTGGGAGGCTCCGGCCGTGGAGCGCGCCTTCTACGCGGTGGCCGCGATCATGGCCGCACAGCCCAGAAGCGCCCGGGACCAGGGAGCACAAGCGCAGGAGGAACGGCGGGACGGAGAAGTCTCCGCCGAGACGCCCTCCGCTGAGGAGGGCAGCGGCGACAGCGCGGCCGAGAAACCGCAGAGGCGCCCCAACCTGGGGGTCTCCCTCGCCGAGGCCGCCTTCGCCAAGGGACTCAACGCCGACACCACCGAGCAGCGCCTGCACCTGCTGGCCCGCCAGAACCTCGACGGGGTCCACCGCCACCTGCCCCGCCTGGTGCTGCACCTGCGCGGCGACGCCGTCGATATCGACTGGGGCGTCCTCACCCGCGACCTGGCCCGCTGGGGCCACAGCCCCCGTCGGGTCGCCAAGGAGTGGGTGCAGAGCTACCACCGCACCCTGGAGACCCTGCGCCGCGAAGCGGCCCGGGCCAAGAACGACACCGCCACCGAGGAGACCGAAGCCGCATGA
- the cas7e gene encoding type I-E CRISPR-associated protein Cas7/Cse4/CasC, producing the protein MSYLDVHAIQTLPYSNVNRDDLGSPKTVVYGGRERTRVSSQSWKRAVRHEVEARLGDRAVRTRRIISEIAERLRERGWEADLAEAGARQVVLSVGKSGIKLEKEKEGEPPATSVLFYLPVPAIDALAAIAEEHRDAVAKEAAKKTPKGVLPADRIAEVLRSRNVSVNLFGRMLAELPSTEVDGAVQFAHAFTVHGTAVEVDFFTAVDDVPKDNDRGSGHMNAGQFSAGTFYRYANVNLARLLENTGDAEAARTAVSEFLRAFLATVPSGKQNATAAMTLPDLVHVAVRSDRPVSFAPAFETALYGADGYTARACRELDDYAGRLRGLWPDDAVRGYAAVEEKDFAALGGRHDSYPALIEAMAAAAFDGGRA; encoded by the coding sequence ATGAGCTACCTGGACGTCCACGCCATCCAGACCCTGCCCTACTCCAACGTCAACCGCGACGACCTGGGCTCCCCCAAAACGGTCGTCTACGGCGGCAGGGAGCGCACCCGCGTGTCCAGCCAGAGCTGGAAGCGCGCGGTCCGCCACGAGGTGGAGGCCCGCCTCGGCGACCGGGCGGTCCGCACCCGCCGCATCATCAGCGAGATCGCCGAACGGCTCCGGGAGCGCGGCTGGGAGGCCGACCTCGCCGAGGCCGGAGCCCGCCAGGTCGTGCTGTCGGTCGGCAAGAGCGGCATCAAACTGGAGAAGGAGAAGGAGGGCGAGCCGCCCGCCACCTCCGTCCTGTTCTACCTGCCGGTGCCCGCGATCGACGCACTGGCCGCCATCGCCGAGGAGCACCGCGACGCCGTCGCCAAGGAGGCGGCCAAGAAGACCCCCAAGGGCGTACTGCCCGCCGACCGCATCGCCGAGGTGCTCAGGAGCCGCAACGTCTCGGTCAACCTGTTCGGCCGCATGCTCGCCGAACTGCCCTCCACCGAGGTGGACGGCGCGGTGCAGTTCGCGCACGCGTTCACCGTGCACGGCACCGCCGTGGAGGTCGACTTCTTCACCGCCGTGGACGACGTGCCCAAGGACAACGACCGCGGCAGCGGCCACATGAACGCCGGACAGTTCAGCGCCGGAACGTTCTACCGCTACGCCAACGTCAACCTCGCCCGGCTTCTGGAGAACACCGGCGACGCCGAGGCGGCCCGCACCGCCGTCTCCGAGTTCCTGCGCGCCTTCCTGGCCACCGTGCCGTCGGGCAAGCAGAACGCGACCGCCGCCATGACCCTGCCCGACCTCGTGCACGTCGCCGTGCGCTCCGACCGGCCCGTCTCGTTCGCGCCCGCGTTCGAGACCGCGCTGTACGGCGCCGACGGCTACACCGCCCGCGCCTGCCGGGAGCTGGACGACTACGCCGGTCGGCTCCGCGGGCTGTGGCCCGACGACGCGGTGCGCGGCTACGCGGCGGTGGAGGAGAAGGACTTCGCCGCGCTGGGCGGGCGGCACGACTCCTACCCGGCGCTCATCGAGGCGATGGCCGCGGCGGCCTTCGACGGGGGGCGGGCGTGA
- the cas5e gene encoding type I-E CRISPR-associated protein Cas5/CasD, translating into MSGFLMRLAGPMQSWGEHSAFGERDTLPYPSRSGLVGMFAAAQGVRRGESLDRYAELELTVRVDRAGVRLSDFHTVGGGLPRERTVPTAEGKRRPAGQTTIVTRRSYLADAVFTVAVAGPGAGEVADALAAPHWQPYLGRRAFVPDPLLVLRRRAADPVRELVQTVPLPHRRLEEDAQTVVVDLVRERGEYTAAHGTAVLSDVPLSFDSHGRRYALRQIGVVPTEVPAALVAESERDYRKRLFEYVEQHAGEAA; encoded by the coding sequence GTGAGCGGTTTCCTGATGCGGCTGGCCGGGCCCATGCAGAGCTGGGGCGAGCACAGCGCCTTCGGGGAACGCGACACCCTGCCCTACCCGAGCCGGTCCGGCCTGGTCGGCATGTTCGCCGCCGCCCAGGGCGTGCGCCGGGGCGAGTCCCTGGACCGCTACGCGGAGTTGGAGCTCACCGTCCGCGTCGACCGGGCCGGGGTGCGGCTCAGCGACTTCCACACGGTCGGCGGCGGCCTGCCCCGGGAGCGCACCGTGCCCACCGCCGAGGGCAAGCGGCGCCCCGCAGGGCAGACGACCATCGTCACCCGCCGCTCCTACCTGGCCGACGCCGTGTTCACCGTCGCCGTCGCCGGTCCCGGCGCGGGCGAGGTCGCCGACGCGCTGGCCGCGCCGCACTGGCAGCCCTACCTGGGGCGGCGCGCGTTCGTGCCCGATCCGCTGCTGGTGCTGCGCCGCCGCGCCGCCGACCCGGTGCGGGAACTGGTGCAAACGGTGCCGCTGCCCCACCGGAGGTTGGAGGAGGACGCGCAGACCGTGGTCGTGGATCTGGTCCGCGAGCGCGGCGAGTACACCGCCGCGCACGGTACAGCCGTGCTCAGCGACGTTCCCCTGTCCTTCGACAGCCACGGCCGCCGCTACGCCCTGCGGCAGATCGGCGTGGTGCCCACCGAGGTCCCCGCGGCCCTGGTGGCCGAGTCCGAGAGGGACTACCGGAAGAGACTTTTCGAGTACGTCGAACAGCACGCCGGGGAGGCGGCATGA
- the cas6e gene encoding type I-E CRISPR-associated protein Cas6/Cse3/CasE produces the protein MTWLTKIVPDLRHSQARTDLRTAGNLHRKLIRLSADLGEERVANPSQRSGLLFRVEETRAGLHLLVQSRSPLRLDRLGPGYHDVQARDLDPFLARLEKGGHVRYRIVASPTKRLGRSEQNTRRLGLKEAPPKPKEYTRPLRGAEADEWWHIRAAANGLELRSAYAHALDDARDPGTAHRSRRIRHPAVRFEGSAVVTDVDAVRAAVLNGIGRGKSYGCGLLSLALVEE, from the coding sequence ATGACGTGGCTGACCAAGATCGTTCCCGACCTGCGCCACAGCCAGGCGCGGACCGACCTCCGCACGGCCGGGAACCTGCACCGCAAACTGATCCGGCTCTCCGCCGACCTCGGCGAGGAGCGGGTCGCCAACCCCAGCCAGCGGTCGGGCCTGCTGTTCCGGGTCGAGGAGACCCGGGCGGGACTGCACCTGCTGGTACAGAGCCGCTCCCCGCTGCGGCTCGACCGGCTCGGCCCCGGATACCACGACGTCCAGGCGCGTGACCTCGACCCGTTCCTGGCCCGGCTGGAGAAGGGCGGCCACGTCCGCTACCGGATCGTGGCCAGTCCCACCAAACGGCTCGGCAGGTCCGAGCAGAACACGCGGCGGCTCGGCCTGAAGGAGGCGCCCCCGAAGCCGAAGGAGTACACCCGGCCGCTGCGCGGTGCGGAGGCCGACGAGTGGTGGCACATCCGCGCCGCCGCCAACGGACTGGAGTTGCGCAGCGCCTACGCGCACGCGCTCGACGACGCCCGCGACCCCGGCACCGCCCACCGCAGCCGCAGGATCCGGCACCCGGCCGTCCGGTTCGAGGGCAGTGCGGTCGTCACCGACGTCGACGCGGTGCGCGCGGCCGTGCTCAACGGCATCGGACGCGGCAAGTCGTACGGCTGCGGACTGCTCAGCCTCGCCCTGGTCGAGGAGTGA
- the cas1e gene encoding type I-E CRISPR-associated endonuclease Cas1e, producing MGADNARKALARPTLAMLPRVSDGLSFLSVDICRVVQTDTGVCAEIETDAGGVHRVPIPTASLACVLLGPGTSITSPASATFMRHNTTVVNCGAGGILNYGSFPAPNRTTKWIDRQARAYSDDERRLEIATRMYEMRFGEEPPPGTPVERLRQFEGARMKALYRSLAAKNRVKPFKRNYDPHDWDGQDPVNKALSAGNAALYGVVHSVLAHLGCHPALGFVHSGKQDSFVYDVADLYKAKTTIPLAFSLSRARNPEGEARSRLRRDLRLYRLIPQIVRDVQSLLAPDSPEEAGAEEEPTGSGGPWRVVDLWDPVAGAVAGGVNYADRAADGEES from the coding sequence ATGGGCGCCGACAACGCCCGCAAGGCACTGGCCCGTCCCACCCTGGCGATGCTGCCGCGCGTGTCGGACGGGCTGTCCTTCCTGTCCGTCGACATCTGCCGGGTGGTGCAGACCGACACCGGCGTGTGCGCGGAGATCGAGACCGACGCCGGGGGCGTGCACCGCGTCCCCATCCCCACGGCGTCGCTGGCGTGCGTCCTGCTGGGGCCGGGCACCTCGATCACCAGTCCGGCCTCGGCCACCTTCATGCGGCACAACACCACGGTCGTGAACTGCGGCGCGGGAGGCATCCTCAACTACGGGAGCTTTCCCGCGCCCAACCGGACCACGAAGTGGATCGACCGGCAGGCCCGCGCCTACTCCGACGACGAGCGGCGCCTGGAGATCGCCACCCGGATGTACGAGATGCGGTTCGGAGAGGAGCCGCCTCCGGGGACGCCGGTCGAAAGGCTGCGGCAGTTCGAGGGGGCCCGCATGAAGGCCCTCTACCGGAGCCTGGCGGCCAAGAACCGGGTGAAGCCGTTCAAACGCAACTACGACCCGCACGACTGGGACGGCCAGGACCCCGTCAACAAGGCGCTGTCGGCGGGCAACGCGGCCCTGTACGGGGTGGTGCACTCGGTGCTCGCCCACCTGGGCTGCCATCCCGCACTCGGGTTCGTCCACTCCGGCAAGCAGGATTCCTTCGTCTACGACGTCGCCGACCTCTACAAGGCGAAGACCACCATTCCGCTCGCCTTCTCCCTGAGCAGGGCGCGGAACCCGGAAGGTGAGGCACGCTCCCGGCTCCGCCGGGACCTGAGGCTCTACCGCCTGATCCCGCAGATCGTCCGGGACGTGCAGAGCCTGCTCGCGCCGGACTCCCCGGAGGAGGCCGGCGCCGAGGAGGAGCCGACGGGGTCGGGGGGTCCGTGGCGGGTCGTCGACCTGTGGGATCCGGTGGCCGGAGCCGTCGCCGGGGGCGTGAACTACGCGGACCGCGCCGCGGACGGCGAGGAGTCCTGA
- the cas2e gene encoding type I-E CRISPR-associated endoribonuclease Cas2e, with translation MARLVVIATTAVPDHVRGALSRWMLEPVAGVYVGTMSARVRDELWSAVSASVGDGAAVCVHPDDNEQGFSMRTAGERRRTTIDFDGLQLVRLSALEEPEQQMPLIPEGW, from the coding sequence ATGGCCAGGCTCGTGGTGATCGCGACGACAGCCGTTCCCGACCACGTGCGGGGCGCGCTGTCCCGGTGGATGCTCGAACCGGTCGCGGGCGTGTACGTGGGCACGATGAGCGCCCGTGTCCGGGACGAGCTGTGGTCGGCGGTGAGCGCGTCGGTCGGCGACGGAGCCGCCGTGTGCGTCCATCCTGACGACAACGAGCAGGGCTTCAGCATGCGCACGGCGGGGGAACGCCGCCGGACAACCATCGATTTCGACGGACTCCAACTGGTCCGACTGTCAGCTCTGGAGGAGCCGGAACAGCAGATGCCACTGATCCCGGAGGGGTGGTAA
- a CDS encoding VOC family protein, with the protein MTATVDGPDFVALQVRDVEAAAAFCEQHLGLRRAPASPPDAVVFATEPIPFAVREPLPGVDLDGAARPGLGVALWFRTTDAQELHDRLATAGVPIISPPRDSPFGRTFTFTGPEGYAITAHGG; encoded by the coding sequence ATGACGGCCACCGTCGACGGCCCTGACTTCGTCGCGCTCCAGGTGCGCGATGTCGAAGCAGCGGCCGCCTTCTGCGAACAGCACCTCGGACTGCGGAGGGCGCCCGCCTCGCCTCCCGACGCGGTGGTGTTCGCCACCGAGCCGATCCCGTTCGCCGTCCGCGAACCGCTGCCCGGAGTGGACCTCGACGGCGCCGCGCGGCCCGGCCTCGGGGTGGCCCTGTGGTTCCGCACCACGGACGCCCAGGAACTGCACGACCGACTCGCCACCGCCGGGGTGCCCATCATCAGCCCGCCGCGGGACAGTCCCTTCGGTCGCACGTTCACCTTCACCGGCCCCGAGGGCTACGCCATCACGGCACACGGAGGCTGA
- a CDS encoding MarR family winged helix-turn-helix transcriptional regulator, whose translation MEDRKPVDPPHPAQDITEHVGYRLKRSAAALRGAMDRALREHGLTVPQYACLELLDQHPGLSNAELARGAFVTRQSMNVVLRGLQDAGLISRPATTDHGRALPAHLTAEGRSRLDAARSAVYAIERHMVDAIPRRRLAALLADLDRMAEALGG comes from the coding sequence ATGGAAGACCGGAAGCCCGTGGACCCGCCCCACCCCGCTCAGGACATCACCGAGCACGTGGGGTACCGACTCAAGCGCTCCGCCGCGGCGCTGCGCGGCGCCATGGACAGGGCACTGCGCGAGCACGGCCTGACGGTGCCGCAGTACGCGTGCCTCGAACTCCTCGACCAGCACCCCGGACTGTCCAACGCCGAACTCGCCCGCGGCGCGTTCGTCACACGGCAGTCCATGAACGTCGTCCTCCGCGGCCTCCAGGACGCGGGCCTGATCTCCCGGCCCGCCACCACCGACCACGGCCGCGCCCTTCCCGCGCACCTCACCGCAGAGGGCCGCAGCCGTCTCGACGCAGCCCGGTCCGCCGTCTACGCCATCGAACGGCACATGGTCGACGCGATCCCGCGGCGGCGTCTGGCCGCACTCCTCGCCGACCTCGACCGCATGGCCGAAGCCCTCGGCGGCTGA
- a CDS encoding F510_1955 family glycosylhydrolase — protein MKYTAQKLRTPVGLAGLAAAVALSSGCTTADSGAAPSQTPGSPAAGVPLPAEAAHVHGVDVDPATGDVLVATHSGLVRVSAPDSTADGGASVERVGPAIDLMGFAVAEPGRLVASGHPGPGVDLPDPVGLVESRDGGQSWEPLSRAGESDFHALAATPDRVIGFDGRLRATEDGVTWTELDSAVEPFSLAVSDDGATVVATTPRGPMRSDDGGESFAPVADSPPLLLVDWAPGTDSVYGVSADGRIHRSDDGGTTWTATGEVGGEPQALHADADQLVVAADHHVTRSTDGGATFGAW, from the coding sequence ATGAAGTACACGGCACAGAAACTCCGGACACCGGTGGGACTCGCGGGGCTGGCCGCGGCCGTCGCCCTGTCGAGCGGCTGCACCACCGCGGACTCCGGCGCCGCCCCCTCCCAGACCCCCGGCTCCCCGGCGGCGGGAGTCCCGCTGCCCGCGGAGGCCGCCCACGTCCACGGCGTGGACGTCGACCCCGCCACCGGCGACGTCCTGGTGGCCACCCATTCCGGCCTGGTGCGCGTCTCGGCTCCGGACAGCACGGCGGACGGCGGGGCGTCGGTGGAGCGGGTCGGTCCCGCGATCGACCTGATGGGCTTCGCCGTCGCCGAGCCCGGACGGCTCGTGGCCAGCGGACACCCCGGCCCCGGCGTGGACCTGCCCGACCCGGTCGGCCTGGTCGAGTCCCGTGACGGCGGCCAGAGCTGGGAACCGCTGTCCCGCGCGGGCGAGTCGGACTTCCACGCCCTGGCCGCCACCCCGGACCGCGTGATCGGTTTCGACGGTCGGCTGCGCGCCACCGAGGACGGCGTCACGTGGACGGAACTCGACAGCGCGGTCGAACCGTTCTCCCTGGCCGTATCCGACGACGGCGCCACCGTCGTGGCCACGACCCCCCGGGGACCGATGCGCTCGGACGACGGCGGGGAGAGCTTCGCTCCCGTGGCGGACTCCCCGCCGCTGCTCCTCGTCGACTGGGCGCCGGGCACGGACTCCGTCTACGGGGTGAGCGCCGACGGGCGGATCCACCGCAGCGACGACGGCGGAACCACCTGGACCGCGACCGGGGAGGTCGGCGGGGAACCGCAGGCGCTGCACGCCGACGCCGACCAGCTCGTCGTCGCCGCCGACCACCACGTGACCCGCTCCACCGACGGAGGAGCCACCTTCGGAGCCTGGTGA
- a CDS encoding DUF305 domain-containing protein has product MTMTMTTRVRASLLAPAAVAAALLLSACTTGQETDAAAVPQTSEQATEAEFNSADVMFAQMMIPHHRQAVEMARLAEDRAGADVKELAARIEAAQDPEIEQMNALLESWGQQSVNGMDDMPHMDHGMPGMMTDEQMAELENLEGDAFDTMFLEMMVAHHEGAVEMAEQELADGVNPEARQLAQAITDAQEAEIEQMNALLGDGSARSGTGHGGH; this is encoded by the coding sequence ATGACCATGACCATGACCACCCGTGTCCGCGCGTCCCTGTTGGCCCCGGCCGCCGTCGCCGCGGCCCTGCTGCTGTCCGCCTGCACCACCGGCCAGGAGACGGACGCCGCTGCGGTCCCGCAGACCTCCGAACAGGCCACCGAAGCCGAGTTCAACAGCGCCGACGTGATGTTCGCGCAGATGATGATCCCGCACCACCGGCAGGCCGTGGAGATGGCGCGGCTGGCCGAGGACCGCGCCGGTGCGGACGTCAAAGAGCTGGCCGCGCGGATCGAGGCCGCCCAGGACCCCGAGATCGAGCAGATGAACGCCCTGCTGGAGTCCTGGGGCCAGCAGAGCGTGAACGGCATGGACGACATGCCGCACATGGACCACGGCATGCCCGGCATGATGACCGACGAGCAGATGGCCGAGTTGGAGAACCTGGAGGGCGACGCCTTCGACACGATGTTCCTGGAGATGATGGTCGCCCACCACGAGGGCGCGGTCGAGATGGCCGAACAGGAACTCGCCGACGGTGTCAACCCCGAGGCCCGACAACTCGCCCAGGCGATCACCGACGCCCAGGAGGCCGAGATCGAGCAGATGAACGCCCTGCTCGGCGACGGCTCCGCCAGGAGCGGCACGGGCCACGGCGGTCACTGA
- a CDS encoding DUF6153 family protein gives MSTTARERVSHPGLTWARLLLLVALLFGVGAMHTLGHHDGSDHGAASPAVAAVAHSAPSAHQAPDLPGTDPTSMCLAVNGAVVALLSLASVAFLAWPGVLAPPPSWLHRLALRFAPPPQPPSLARLQVLRV, from the coding sequence GTGAGCACCACGGCACGCGAGCGCGTCTCCCACCCGGGACTGACCTGGGCGCGCCTGCTGCTGTTGGTCGCCCTGCTGTTCGGGGTCGGCGCCATGCACACCCTCGGACACCACGACGGCTCCGACCACGGGGCCGCTTCCCCGGCCGTGGCGGCGGTCGCGCACTCCGCGCCGTCCGCGCACCAGGCCCCCGACCTGCCCGGCACCGATCCGACGTCGATGTGCCTGGCCGTCAACGGGGCCGTGGTGGCGCTGCTGTCCCTGGCCTCGGTGGCGTTCCTGGCCTGGCCCGGCGTTCTCGCGCCGCCCCCGTCCTGGCTGCACCGGCTGGCGCTGCGCTTCGCCCCGCCGCCGCAACCTCCCTCTCTGGCGCGTCTTCAGGTGTTACGGGTCTAG
- a CDS encoding histidine phosphatase family protein, with the protein MPVIYLVRHGQASYGTSHYDVLSDLGRRQAEVVGAELARRGLRSPLVVCGTLRRQRDTAETLMGAAGLPGRPRTDPRWNEYDHVDIVARHGPAPDREPVDSRGWQPLLDHALRAWIEDGDEDGWHRFSTGAAAALDELVTGLGPGRDAVVVTSGGVLAALCAGLLSMPAEGVVALNRVAVNAAITTVTAGGSGAHLLSFNDHAHFTGERRALLTYR; encoded by the coding sequence ATGCCGGTCATCTATCTCGTCCGCCACGGCCAGGCCTCCTACGGCACCAGCCACTACGACGTGCTGTCCGACCTGGGCCGCCGCCAGGCGGAGGTCGTCGGCGCGGAACTGGCCCGGCGCGGACTCCGCTCCCCGCTCGTGGTCTGCGGCACCCTGCGACGGCAGCGCGACACCGCCGAGACCCTGATGGGGGCCGCCGGGCTGCCCGGGCGGCCGCGGACCGATCCCCGGTGGAACGAGTACGACCACGTCGACATCGTCGCCCGCCACGGTCCCGCGCCGGACCGGGAGCCGGTGGACTCCCGCGGTTGGCAACCGCTGCTCGACCACGCGCTGCGGGCGTGGATCGAGGACGGCGACGAGGACGGTTGGCACCGGTTCTCCACGGGCGCCGCCGCCGCGCTCGACGAACTGGTGACTGGTCTCGGCCCGGGACGCGACGCGGTCGTGGTGACCTCGGGCGGGGTGCTGGCGGCGCTGTGCGCGGGGCTGCTGTCGATGCCCGCGGAGGGGGTCGTGGCGCTCAACCGGGTCGCCGTCAACGCGGCGATCACCACCGTCACCGCGGGCGGCTCCGGAGCGCACCTGCTGTCCTTCAACGACCACGCGCACTTCACCGGGGAGCGGCGGGCACTCCTCACCTACCGGTGA